The following coding sequences are from one Nicotiana tomentosiformis chromosome 3, ASM39032v3, whole genome shotgun sequence window:
- the LOC104100888 gene encoding pectinesterase 3: protein MDTIKSFKGYGKVDEVEEQAFRKKTRKRLIILIVSAILLLIAVVAIVVGTVVHKNNQKDSSNSKQIPSTTSNAQSLEALCSVTEYKDSCFSSLSNLAASNTTDPEALFILSLKLAKDSLVNLSSVQQNWSKLTKEPKVQRALEVCESVFDDAIDKLNDSVSSVNVNEGQKLLSGPKIDDLKTWLSSTLTDQETCLDALEEMNATFVNDVKLLMKNSTEYASNSLAIVVNILGILGQYNIPIHRKLLSNEFPEWVRPGDRRLLQEVNPKPDVTVAKDGTGNVLTIQEAVKRVPKKNKVRFVIYVKAGEYVETVRMDKSIWNVMMYGDGKTKTIVSGSLNFIDGTPTFDTATFAVAGRGFIARDMAFKNTAGAAKHQAVAMRSQSDHSVFYRCLFDGFQDTLYAHSNRQFYRECDITGTIDFIFGSAAVVFQSCKIQPRQPLRNQFVTITAQGKKDPNQNSGMSIQKCDLSPLDDLTAPTYLGRPWKQYSTTVIMQSNIASFLHPVGWIEWVRGVEPADTIFYAEYQNTGPGAGVAQRVKWAGYKSSITPAQAAKFTVQSLIQGDTWLPDTAVVFDSSL, encoded by the exons ATGGATACAATCAAGTCTTTCAAAGGCTATGGCAAAGTGGACGAAGTAGAAGAACAAGCTTTCAGGAAAAAAACACGTAAGCGTCTCATTATCTTAATTGTCTCTGCCATTCTTCTCCTCATTGCAGTTGTAGCCATAGTTGTTGGAACAGTTGTTcacaaaaataaccaaaaagaCTCCTCCAACTCAAAGCAAATCCCTTCAACTACCTCTAATGCCCAATCCTTAGAAGCTCTCTGTAGCGTAACTGAGTACAAAGATTCTTGCTTTTCAAGTTTATCTAATTTAGCAGCCTCAAATACCACTGACCCAGAAGCGCTATTTATTCTTTCTTTAAAACTTGCCAAAGATTCCCTAGTCAATTTGTCTTCGGTACAACAAAATTGGTCCAAATTGACTAAAGAACCTAAAGTACAGCGCGCTCTTGAAGTCTGTGAGAGTGTATTTGACGATGCAATCGATAAGCTCAACGACTCTGTTTCATCAGTAAATGTGAACGAAGGCCAGAAGTTGCTTTCAGGACCAAAAATTGATGACCTCAAGACTTGGTTGAGCTCAACATTAACAGATCAAGAAACATGTTTGGATGCACTTGAAGAAATGAATGCTACATTTGTGAACGATGTTAAGCTTTTAATGAAAAACTCAACTGAATATGCTAGTAACAGTTTAGCTATTGTGGTTAATATTTTGGGAATTCTTGGTCAATACAACATTCCAATTCACAGGAAATTGTTGAGCAATGAGTTTCCCGAATGGGTTCGGCCCGGTGATAGGAGACTTTTGCAAGAGGTTAATCCGAAACCAGATGTGACAGTGGCAAAAGATGGAACAGGAAATGTACTGACTATTCAAGAGGCGGTGAAAAGGGTGCCTAAGAAGAATAAAGTAAGATTTGTGATATATGTGAAAGCGGGTGAATATGTTGAAACTGTGAGAATGGACAAATCTATTTGGAATGTGATGATGTACGGAGATGGCAAAACTAAGACCATTGTTTCCGGCAGCTTGAATTTCATTGATGGAACTCCAACTTTTGATACGGCCACATTTG CTGTTGCTGGTAGAGGATTCATAGCCAGAGACATGGCATTCAAGAACACTGCTGGAGCAGCGAAACATCAGGCCGTGGCCATGCGATCGCAGTCCGATCACTCTGTATTTTACAGGTGCCTCTTTGATGGCTTCCAAGACACACTCTATGCTCACTCCAATCGTCAATTTTACCGCGAATGTGACATTACAGGCACCATTGATTTTATCTTTGGTAGTGCCGCAGTTGTTTTCCAAAGTTGTAAAATCCAGCCCAGGCAGCCCCTGCGCAATCAGTTTGTTACCATTACGGCCCAAGGGAAAAAAGACCCAAATCAGAACTCAGGCATGTCTATTCAAAAGTGTGATTTGTCACCATTGGATGATCTCACTGCTCCAACATATTTGGGCAGGCCTTGGAAGCAATATTCGACTACCGTCATTATGCAGTCGAATATTGCTTCCTTCTTGCATCCTGTAGGTTGGATTGAATGGGTTCGAGGCGTAGAGCCCGCCGACACCATTTTCTATGCCGAATACCAAAACACAGGCCCAGGTGCAGGTGTGGCCCAAAGGGTCAAATGGGCTGGTTATAAGTCCAGTATCACACCAGCTCAGGCCGCCAAGTTCACAGTACAGTCTCTCATACAAGGAGATACTTGGTTACCAGATACAGCAGTGGTCTTTGATTCCTCCTTGTAA
- the LOC104100887 gene encoding uncharacterized protein, whose amino-acid sequence MRSSGGGVEYESAGLGMSTSYAATCASLTSIPIHSSNLGFKLLKNYGWREGTGLGIAEQGRLEPVPVYIKKNKRGLGAEKSKKAAEHLKSSGLFLGRKIVKDGEKEKASHVQKTKGISKKMKKVFEFENRMQEKEFERAIFREFWPDNV is encoded by the coding sequence ATGAGATCGAGTGGAGGAGGAGTAGAATATGAATCCGCCGGTTTGGGAATGTCTACGAGTTATGCTGCAACGTGTGCTTCTTTAACCTCAATTCCTATTCATTCCTCCAACCTTGGTTTTAAGTTGTTGAAAAACTATGGCTGGAGAGAAGGAACTGGACTTGGCATTGCTGAACAGGGCAGATTGGAGCCCGTGCCAGTTTATATCAAGAAAAATAAGAGAGGGTTGGGAGCAGAGAAGTCAAAGAAGGCAGCAGAGCACCTTAAAAGTTCCGGGCTTTTCTTGGGGCGGAAGATTGTAAAAGATGGGGAGAAAGAAAAAGCGTCTCATGTACAGAAAACAAAGGGAATCTCTAAAAAGATGAAGAAAGTATTCGAGTTTGAGAACCGCATGCAAGAAAAAGAATTTGAGCGAGCAATTTTTAGGGAGTTCTGGCCAGATAATGTTTAG
- the LOC104100886 gene encoding alanine aminotransferase 2 → MRRFVADKAKNLITKTRTTYSSPSSSTTTCVLQRRTSSPQSASVLRFLSILHTAPSDSMASDYSSTPVTLNNLNPKVLKCEYAVRGEIVNLAQKLHQDLKDNPGSHPFDEILYCNIGNPQSLAQQPITFFREALALCDHPVILDKSETQGLFSADSIERAFQILDQIPGRATGAYSHSQGVKGLRDTIASGIEARDGFPADPNDIFLTDGASPAVHMMMQLLIGSENDGILCPIPQYPLYSASIALHGGTLVPYYLDEETGWGLEISELENQLKTAKSKGIKVRALVVINPGNPTGQVLAEANQRDIVKFCKKEGLVLLADEVYQENVYVPEKQFHSFKKIARSMGFGEKDISLVSFQSVSKGFYGECGKRGGYMEVTGFSPEIREQIYKVASVNLCSNISGQILASLVMSPPKVGDESYESFSAEKEAILSSLARRAKTLEDAFNSLEGVTCNKAEGAMYLFPRINLPAKAIKAAEEAKTAPDAFYARRLLNATGIVVVPGSGFGQRPGTWHFRCTILPQEEKIPAIVSSLTDFHKQFMDEFRG, encoded by the exons ATGCGGAGATTCGTAGCTGACAAAGCCAAAAATCTCATCACTAAAACCAGGACCACCTATTCTTCTCCTAGTAGTAGTACTACTACTTGCGTGTTACAACGCCGCACCTCTTCCCCTCAATCAGCTTCTGTTCTTCGTTTCTTGTCCATTCTTCACACAGCTCCTTCTGATTCAATGGCTTCCGATTATTCATCTACTCCGGTGACTCTTAACAACCTTAATCCAAAG GTTTTGAAATGTGAGTATGCTGTCCGTGGAGAAATTGTCAACCTTGCTCAG AAATTACATCAAGACCTCAAGGATAATCCAGGCTCTCATCCCTTTGATGAG ATATTATACTGCAATATTGGAAATCCTCAATCCTTGGCTCAGCAGCCTATTACTTTCTTTAGGGAG GCCCTTGCATTATGTGACCATCCAGTTATTTTGGACAAAAGTGAAACACAAGGTCTGTTCAG TGCGGATTCAATTGAACGAGCTTTCCAGATCCTCGATCAAATTCCTGGCAGAGCTACAGGTGCATACAGCCACAGTCAG GGCGTCAAAGGATTACGTGATACAATTGCATCTGGTATTGAAGCTCGCGATGGCTTCCCTGCTGATCCAAATGATATTTTCTTGACTGATGGTGCAAGCCCAGCG GTTCACATGATGATGCAGTTGCTCATTGGGTCAGAGAATGATGGAATTCTCTGTCCTATCCCTCAATATCCACTTTATTCCGCTTCAATTGCCCTCCATGGTGGCACTCTT GTTCCCTATTATCTTGATGAAGAAACAGGATGGGGATTGGAGATCTCAGAGCTTGAGAATCAGCTGAAAACTGCAAAATCCAAGGGTATTAAAGTTAGGGCTTTGGTTGTGATCAATCCAGGCAACCCAACTGGGCAG GTTCTTGCTGAGGCCAACCAACGAGATATTGTGAAATTCTGCAAGAAAGAAGGCCTCGTTCTTTTGGCGGATGAA GTGTATCAGGAAAATGTTTATGTGCCTGAGAAGCAGTTCCACTCGTTTAAGAAAATTGCTCGCTCTATGGGATTTGGAGAAAAGGACATCTCTTTAGTTTCTTTTCAGTCTGTGTCAAAAG GATTTTATGGAGAGTGTGGAAAGCGAGGAGGTTACATGGAGGTCACTGGATTTAGCCCTGAGATAAGGGAACAGATATACAAAGTGGCATCTGTCAATCTGTGTTCCAACATTTCTGGTCAGATTCTTGCAAGCCTCGTCATGAGCCCCCCAAAG GTGGGTGATGAATCATACGAGTCTTTTAGTGCTGAGAAAGAAGCTATACTCTCATCCTTGGCAAGGCGTGCAAAG ACACTAGAAGATGCATTCAACAGTTTGGAGGGTGTAACATGCAATAAAGCAGAGGGCGCAATGTATCTATTTCCACGTATTAACTTACCAGCTAAAGCAATAAAAGCAGCAGAAGAAGCTAAAACTGCACCAGATGCCTTTTATGCTCGACGCCTCCTCAATGCCACTGGAATTGTTGTTGTCCCTGGGTCTGGATTTGGCCAG CGTCCTGGAACGTGGCATTTTAGGTGCACAATATTACCGCAAGAAGAGAAGATACCAGCTATTGTATCTAGTCTTACAGATTTCCATAAGCAGTTCATGGATGAATTCCGCGGCTAA
- the LOC104100889 gene encoding pectinesterase/pectinesterase inhibitor U1: protein MTRVKDFFAGILDSGKNVNFSKGKKKLFLAVVASVLLVAAVIGVVAGVKSRSNNSNDHADIQAITSAAHAIVKSACENTLHPELCYSTIASVSDFSKKVTSQKDVIELSLNITCKAVQHNFFTVEKLIKTRKGLTPREKVALHDCLETIDETLDELHTAIDDLELYPNKKSLKDHADDLKTLISSAITNQETCLDGFSHDDADKKVRKALLKGQKHVEKMCSNALAMICNMTDTDIANEMKLKGTTTNRKLREDNSEWPEWLSAGDRRMLQSSTVSPDVVVAADGSGNFRTVSEAVAKAPEKSSKRYVIRIKAGVYRENVDVPKKKTNIMFMGDGRSNTIITGSRNVKDGSTTFNSATVAAVGEKFLARDITFQNTAGAAKHQAVALRVGSDLSAFYRCDILAYQDSLYVHSNRQYFVQCLIAGTVDFIFGNAAAVLQNCDIHARRPGSGQKNMVTAQGRTDPNQNTGIVIQNCRIGATSDLRPVQKSFPTYLGRPWKEYSRTVIMQSSITDVINSAGWHEWNGNFALNTLFYGEYQNTGAGAGTSGRVKWRGFKVITSATEAQAYTPGRFIAGGSWLGSTGFPFSLGL from the exons ATGACACGTGTCAAAGATTTCTTCGCCGGAATATTGGATTCCGGCAAGAACGTTAATTTTTCCAAAGGAAAAAAGAAACTATTCTTGGCCGTCGTTGCCTCAGTCCTACTCGTTGCTGCAGTTATCGGAGTAGTTGCCGGAGTAAAATCCCGTTCGAATAACTCCAACGACCACGCAGACATACAGGCCATTACCTCTGCAGCTCATGCCATTGTTAAATCTGCGTGTGAAAACACTCTGCACCCCGAATTATGTTACTCTACAATTGCAAGTGTTTCAGATTTCTCCAAAAAAGTAACTAGCCAAAAAGACGTCATTGAATTGTCCTTGAATATCACTTGCAAGGCCGTTCAACACAACTTCTTTACGGTCGAGAAACTCATCAAAACAAGAAAAG GTTTAACGCCACGAGAAAAGGTTGCGTTGCACGATTGCCTTGAGACAATAGACGAGACTCTCGACGAACTCCACACGGCCATAGACGACCTCGAGCTGTATCCCAACAAAAAGTCTCTGAAAGACCACGCAGATGACCTCAAAACTCTAATAAGTTCCGCAATTACTAACCAAGAGACTTGCCTTGACGGTTTTTCTCACGATGACGCCGATAAAAAGGTTCGCAAAGCTTTGCTGAAAGGTCAAAAGCACGTAGAAAAAATGTGCAGTAATGCTTTAGCTATGATTTGTAACATGACCGATACAGACATTGCTAATGAGATGAAGTTGAAGGGTACCACTACTAACAG GAAGTTGAGAGAGGACAACAGTGAATGGCCAGAGTGGTTGTCCGCTGGGGACCGAAGAATGCTGCAGTCTTCGACGGTGAGCCCCGACGTGGTTGTGGCGGCGGACGGAAGCGGAAATTTCAGGACGGTGTCGGAGGCGGTAGCAAAAGCACCAGAGAAGAGCAGCAAGAGGTATGTAATAAGGATAAAGGCTGGTGTTTACAGGGAGAATGTAGATGTTCCGAAGAAGAAGACAAATATTATGTTTATGGGAGATGGCAGGAGCAATACTATTATTACAGGAAGTAGAAATGTGAAAGATGGTAGCACTACTTTCAACTCCGCTACAGTTG CCGCGGTAGGGGAAAAATTCTTGGCCCGAGACATAACTTTCCAAAACACAGCAGGGGCCGCAAAACACCAAGCCGTAGCACTTCGCGTGGGATCTGATTTGTCCGCTTTCTATAGATGTGACATTTTAGCTTATCAGGACAGTCTCTACGTCCACTCCAATCGTCAATACTTTGTCCAGTGTTTAATTGCTGGCACAGTCGATTTTATTTTTGGCAATGCTGCTGCTGTTTTACAGAACTGTGATATTCATGCCCGACGTCCTGGTTCGGGTCAGAAGAACATGGTCACTGCCCAAGGAAGAACTGACCCGAATCAGAACACTGGTATTGTGATCCAAAATTGTAGAATTGGTGCAACGTCTGATTTGAGACCAGTTCAGAAGAGTTTTCCCACGTATCTAGGAAGGCCGTGGAAAGAATATTCCAGAACTGTGATTATGCAATCGTCAATTACTGATGTTATTAATTCTGCTGGATGGCATGAATGGAATGGGAATTTTGCGCTTAATACTTTGTTCTATGGCGAGTATCAAAATACTGGAGCAGGAGCTGGGACCTCAGGAAGAGTTAAATGGAGAGGATTTAAGGTCATTACAAGTGCAACTGAGGCCCAAGCTTATACTCCTGGTAGATTCATTGCTGGAGGTAGTTGGTTGGGCTCCACTGGCTTCCCTTTTTCTCTTGGCCTCTGA